In Candidatus Vicinibacter proximus, the following are encoded in one genomic region:
- a CDS encoding thiolase family protein encodes MQEAYIVAYTRSAVAKAKKGGFRFLRSDDLAVMVIQDLLKKVPQLDHTLVDDLIVGCANPEGEQGLQIGRQISLRALGEKVPGMTVNRYCASGLETIAIATAKIRAGMGECFIAGGVENMSQIPMEGYKLALNYEVADKHPDYIIGMGLTAEAVAKKYNISREAQDEFALRSHQLSSLARERGFFAEEITPVSLTEISVKDNKRTETNFIVKEDEGIRKETTLEALSALKPVFANHGTVTAGNASQTSDGAGFVLVMSERMMNSLGLQPVGRIIACSVAGVDPLYMGIGPCAAIPKALLAAGKSLAEISLIELNEAFASQSLAVIREAGLDPSIVNVNGGAIALGHPLGCSGARLTMTLLHELKSRKQSFGIVTACVGGGQGIAAVIESF; translated from the coding sequence ATGCAGGAAGCTTATATCGTTGCCTACACCAGGTCTGCCGTTGCAAAAGCGAAGAAAGGTGGATTCAGATTTTTACGTTCAGATGATCTGGCTGTGATGGTCATTCAGGATTTACTTAAGAAAGTGCCGCAACTAGACCATACATTGGTGGATGATTTAATTGTAGGCTGCGCCAATCCTGAAGGTGAACAGGGGCTGCAGATCGGCAGGCAAATCTCGCTTAGGGCATTGGGAGAAAAGGTTCCCGGTATGACGGTCAATCGATATTGTGCTTCCGGTCTGGAGACCATTGCGATTGCCACCGCAAAAATCCGTGCCGGCATGGGCGAATGCTTCATTGCAGGCGGAGTGGAAAACATGAGCCAGATACCTATGGAAGGATATAAACTGGCCCTCAATTATGAAGTGGCAGACAAACATCCGGACTACATCATTGGAATGGGACTCACAGCAGAAGCTGTGGCAAAAAAATACAACATCAGTAGAGAGGCTCAGGATGAATTTGCTTTGCGATCACATCAATTGTCCTCTTTAGCACGTGAAAGAGGTTTCTTTGCGGAAGAAATTACGCCGGTAAGTTTGACTGAAATTTCCGTGAAGGATAATAAGCGCACCGAAACCAATTTTATAGTAAAGGAAGATGAAGGCATCCGTAAAGAAACTACTCTGGAGGCTTTGTCGGCTTTGAAACCTGTGTTTGCCAACCACGGCACCGTTACAGCCGGCAACGCTTCACAAACCAGTGATGGTGCGGGATTTGTATTGGTGATGAGCGAGCGGATGATGAACTCATTAGGTTTACAACCGGTCGGCAGGATCATAGCTTGCAGTGTTGCCGGTGTGGATCCATTGTACATGGGAATCGGACCTTGCGCAGCCATTCCAAAAGCATTGCTTGCTGCCGGAAAAAGTTTAGCTGAAATTTCATTGATCGAATTAAATGAAGCTTTTGCATCCCAATCCCTTGCCGTAATCCGGGAAGCAGGTTTGGATCCTTCCATTGTCAATGTAAATGGCGGGGCAATAGCGCTAGGACACCCACTGGGATGCAGCGGTGCAAGACTGACCATGACCTTGCTGCATGAGCTTAAATCAAGGAAGCAGTCATTTGGAATCGTTACAGCCTGTGTAGGAGGAGGGCAGGGAATAGCTGCGGTGATCGAATCCTTTTAA
- a CDS encoding acyltransferase, which translates to MNLSFLRRITNSGNVITEIDGLRFLAIAMVVFFHLDGFLFSELRFDYKDDKESYGWLHEFFLRGYFGVEIFFVISAFILALPFAKYYLGEGKKVSIGSYFYRRLTRLEPPYIISLLLIVWFQVSVLEKKTFEEFCPSFYYSLFYGHNFFHTRDVQPLVNNVTWSLEIEIQFYILAPILFYIFFKKFTNRKVMLILITLFFSILTKFIKPDFFSLYEYFHFFSLGILVALCYAEKIKISFIDEWNTHWRPDLVTLVAFLLMMITDITYLNDIHPFTKILLSTAQLFFLFVLFYNVLMQEGYKFVFSNINISVMGGMCYSIYLLHNQITMGLGSELTRRNYFNYFILDYCWLGLLLFIYILMISFIFYLVLERPCMDKNWPVKLWKFIQTPFLRLKPSGSPE; encoded by the coding sequence ATGAATTTAAGTTTTTTACGTAGAATCACCAATTCAGGTAATGTAATAACTGAAATTGATGGACTTAGGTTTTTAGCCATTGCAATGGTAGTGTTTTTTCATTTGGATGGTTTTCTCTTTTCAGAGCTGAGATTTGATTATAAAGACGATAAGGAGTCTTATGGGTGGCTTCATGAGTTTTTTTTACGAGGTTATTTTGGGGTAGAAATATTTTTTGTAATCAGTGCCTTTATTCTTGCTTTGCCTTTTGCAAAGTATTATCTTGGAGAAGGGAAAAAAGTGTCTATTGGATCCTATTTCTACAGAAGACTTACCAGGCTTGAACCGCCATACATTATTAGTCTTCTGCTTATCGTGTGGTTTCAGGTCTCTGTTCTTGAGAAAAAGACTTTTGAAGAATTTTGTCCCAGTTTTTATTATTCCTTGTTTTATGGGCATAATTTTTTTCACACCAGAGATGTACAACCATTGGTGAACAATGTGACCTGGAGTCTTGAAATTGAAATTCAGTTTTACATTCTTGCACCCATTTTGTTTTATATTTTCTTTAAAAAATTTACCAACAGAAAAGTGATGTTGATACTGATCACATTATTTTTTTCCATTTTGACTAAATTCATTAAACCTGATTTTTTTAGTCTTTATGAATATTTTCATTTTTTCTCCTTGGGTATACTGGTCGCACTTTGTTATGCGGAAAAAATAAAAATATCCTTCATCGATGAATGGAATACCCATTGGCGACCTGATTTGGTCACGCTTGTAGCTTTTTTACTGATGATGATTACCGACATTACTTATTTAAATGACATTCATCCTTTTACTAAAATACTCTTAAGCACAGCACAATTGTTTTTCCTCTTCGTATTGTTCTATAACGTCTTGATGCAGGAAGGTTATAAGTTCGTTTTTTCAAACATTAACATCAGTGTAATGGGTGGAATGTGTTATTCCATTTATTTGTTGCATAATCAAATTACCATGGGGCTGGGTTCAGAACTCACCAGACGGAATTATTTCAACTATTTTATTTTGGATTATTGTTGGTTGGGTTTGTTGCTCTTTATTTACATACTCATGATTTCATTTATTTTTTATCTGGTCCTGGAGCGCCCATGTATGGACAAGAACTGGCCGGTGAAACTTTGGAAATTTATTCAAACTCCGTTTTTAAGGCTTAAGCCATCCGGATCGCCGGAATGA
- a CDS encoding OmpH family outer membrane protein codes for MKIRHLLTLIMACYAFSISAQKIGHLNTKILLDSLSESKKIAEQLATYEKSLSATGEQMVTKFQEGLKIYREQMQGGNLTPVKQKEMESNLEVEQNAIGKYQQSAQESLTKRRDELLAPLLKRINDVINEIAKSEGFVFIFDSVQGFLFADQSKDIFSMVYKKLEEPKMK; via the coding sequence ATGAAGATTAGACATCTGTTGACGCTGATCATGGCTTGCTATGCCTTTTCTATATCAGCCCAAAAAATAGGACACCTCAATACCAAAATCTTGTTGGATAGTTTGAGTGAATCCAAAAAAATAGCCGAACAATTAGCCACGTATGAGAAATCTCTTTCCGCAACCGGGGAGCAGATGGTAACCAAATTTCAGGAAGGACTAAAAATCTATCGCGAACAAATGCAAGGAGGAAACCTTACGCCTGTGAAGCAAAAGGAAATGGAAAGTAACCTGGAAGTGGAACAGAATGCCATAGGCAAATATCAGCAAAGTGCTCAGGAGTCACTCACCAAGCGCAGGGATGAATTATTAGCCCCACTCTTGAAAAGGATCAACGATGTCATCAATGAAATTGCTAAATCCGAGGGCTTCGTATTCATTTTTGACAGTGTGCAGGGCTTTCTTTTTGCAGATCAGTCCAAGGATATTTTTTCCATGGTGTACAAGAAACTGGAAGAACCTAAAATGAAATAA
- a CDS encoding twin-arginine translocase TatA/TatE family subunit encodes MTFLFLGNLGGWEMVAVVFVVLLLFGGKKIPELMRGLGAGIREFNNAKNSINNEIREGMREAERKNIPDNNNTNQ; translated from the coding sequence ATGACATTTTTATTTTTAGGAAATTTGGGTGGATGGGAAATGGTGGCGGTCGTTTTCGTGGTATTGCTTTTGTTTGGAGGTAAGAAAATACCAGAACTCATGAGGGGCCTAGGAGCCGGCATCAGAGAGTTTAACAATGCCAAAAACTCCATAAACAACGAGATCAGGGAAGGAATGCGTGAAGCAGAACGCAAAAACATTCCGGACAATAACAACACCAACCAATAA
- a CDS encoding isopenicillin N synthase family oxygenase, producing MSRAIPLVDLSQFLGDNPSERDSFVQELGNSFKHIGFVGIKNHGVDPQLVKEFYAEAERFFSLPTEIKKKYEIPGLAGQRGYTSFGKEHAKHSNVADLKEFFQIGQTVEQDDPLKSEYPDNVKTEDTPQFAVLGDRLYRSFEQAGAHLLRAIAIYLGLEENYFAAKINKGNSILRAIHYPPILQEPASAIRAEQHEDINLITLLVGASAGGLQVLNLQGAWLEVIPGENEIVVNVGDMLQRLTNNVLISTTHRVVNPPRHLWHVPRLSIPFFLHPRSEMDLSCLPSCVSPDNPCHYDPITAGAYLDERLKEIGLKK from the coding sequence ATGAGTCGAGCCATACCTTTAGTAGACCTTAGTCAATTCTTGGGGGACAATCCTTCGGAAAGGGATAGTTTTGTGCAGGAATTGGGGAATTCCTTCAAGCACATTGGTTTTGTTGGCATTAAAAATCATGGGGTGGATCCTCAACTGGTGAAGGAATTTTATGCAGAGGCGGAAAGGTTTTTCTCTTTACCCACTGAGATAAAAAAGAAATATGAAATTCCCGGATTGGCCGGACAAAGAGGATACACCTCCTTTGGAAAAGAGCATGCCAAGCATTCTAATGTAGCAGATCTGAAAGAATTTTTTCAAATTGGTCAGACTGTGGAACAAGACGATCCCCTAAAATCCGAATATCCCGACAATGTTAAAACTGAGGATACCCCTCAATTTGCGGTTTTGGGAGACCGGCTTTACCGGTCATTTGAGCAAGCAGGAGCCCATTTACTCAGGGCTATTGCGATTTATCTGGGTCTGGAAGAAAATTATTTTGCGGCAAAGATCAATAAGGGTAACAGTATACTCAGGGCAATACATTATCCGCCCATTTTACAGGAACCTGCATCAGCGATCAGGGCAGAGCAACACGAAGACATTAACCTGATCACCCTCCTGGTGGGCGCTTCTGCTGGGGGATTGCAGGTATTAAATTTACAGGGAGCGTGGTTGGAGGTCATTCCCGGGGAGAATGAGATCGTAGTAAATGTTGGGGATATGTTACAAAGACTGACCAACAATGTTTTGATTTCAACAACGCACAGGGTGGTTAATCCTCCGAGGCATCTGTGGCATGTTCCTCGACTTTCTATTCCATTTTTCCTGCATCCAAGGAGTGAAATGGATCTCTCCTGCCTGCCGTCTTGTGTGAGTCCTGATAACCCTTGCCATTATGATCCGATCACGGCAGGAGCCTATTTGGATGAACGCTTAAAGGAAATTGGATTAAAGAAGTAG
- a CDS encoding TM2 domain-containing protein yields MKKLSFLLLAFGLFLGSCSKQSYVSCPSFKDGHKSLAWNNYNSSPKKKKSKNSASHLVKKSQSDWAIEKEVFSVDPIAARQNIEPLYASIEPSVLYTPNLNLLNEKPVAPVSHKAAKKPIRESRIAGKTQSDQQQVLTQAKKETEKSPAEAPSGGKSQLIALLLCFFLGGLGIHRFYLGYTTIGIIQLLTAGGCGIWALIDLIRIITGDLKPKDGDYSEKL; encoded by the coding sequence ATGAAAAAACTCAGTTTTTTACTTCTTGCCTTTGGATTATTTCTAGGTTCATGCAGCAAGCAATCGTATGTGAGTTGCCCAAGCTTTAAAGACGGTCATAAATCTTTAGCTTGGAATAACTACAATTCTTCCCCTAAAAAGAAAAAGAGTAAAAATTCTGCCAGTCATTTGGTTAAAAAATCTCAGTCAGACTGGGCCATTGAAAAGGAAGTATTTTCAGTCGATCCTATTGCTGCCAGACAAAACATTGAACCACTTTATGCTTCTATCGAGCCTTCAGTACTTTATACACCAAATCTTAATTTGTTGAATGAAAAACCTGTTGCGCCTGTAAGTCATAAAGCTGCTAAAAAACCAATCAGAGAATCAAGAATTGCCGGTAAAACCCAGTCTGATCAACAACAAGTGTTAACTCAGGCAAAAAAAGAGACTGAGAAATCTCCAGCAGAAGCTCCTTCCGGTGGCAAAAGCCAATTGATCGCGTTGTTGTTGTGCTTTTTCCTTGGAGGACTTGGTATCCACAGATTTTACTTAGGCTACACTACCATAGGAATCATCCAATTGTTAACCGCTGGTGGTTGTGGAATATGGGCTTTAATTGACCTTATCCGTATCATTACCGGAGACCTTAAACCTAAGGATGGGGATTATTCTGAAAAGCTGTAA
- a CDS encoding DUF2752 domain-containing protein yields the protein MFSKRKGSLLLFFLVAMIPFVFILLPADFFDQGQSLCLSVLLFDTKCYGCGMTKALQHLIHLEVSKALSYNMISLVVLPALFFLWGEYLLKNYRLLFSPKKS from the coding sequence ATGTTTTCTAAACGAAAGGGATCCTTGCTGTTGTTTTTTTTGGTAGCAATGATCCCTTTTGTTTTTATCCTTTTACCAGCCGATTTTTTTGATCAGGGTCAAAGTCTTTGTTTGTCTGTTCTCCTCTTTGACACCAAATGCTATGGTTGTGGAATGACAAAAGCCTTGCAACACTTGATACACCTTGAGGTCAGTAAAGCTCTTTCCTACAATATGATATCCTTAGTTGTACTTCCCGCTTTATTCTTTTTGTGGGGGGAATATCTTTTAAAAAATTACCGTCTTCTTTTTTCTCCAAAAAAGTCCTGA